Within the Polaribacter pectinis genome, the region TACAGATTCTATATCATCTGGATTTACTTCCATTGCACCATTTCCAAAATCAATTTCTTGAAAACCAGTTGCAGATTCATCTGTAAAGTTGAAAACTGTATTGTTGTTAATTGGAGTTCCATCTACAATAAAAAGCGGATTGTTATTCGAGAAAGAAGCTTCTCCACGAATGGTTATTTTTGATGAAGAACCAACACCAGTTGCACCTTGTGAAATTGTTACACCTGCTAACTTTCCTGATAAATTATCTAAAAAATTGGCTGTTTTAACTTCCGCTAATTCTGCTGATTTTAATTCTTGCACAACATAACCTAATTCTTTGGTTTTTCTATTTAAACCCAAAGCTGTTACTACAATTTCATTCAAACTTGTTTCATCTTCCTCTAAAGAAATGTTGATGTTAATTCGATTGCCAACCGTAATTTTTTGAGTTTTATAACCTAAATAAGAAAAGGTTAAAATATCTGAAGTTGAAGCTACATTTATAGAATAATTTCCATTTTCATCTGTAGTTGTTCCATTTCCTTGTTCATTGGAAACACTAACGACTGGTAATTTTTCTCCAGAATTTTTATCGGTAACTGTTCCTGTAATTTTAGTTTGTGCAAAATTTATGCTAACGAATAGCATAAAAATCCACATAAAAATATGTTTCATTTTGTAATTTTTGTGTAAAATAATTTGTTGATTTTTAGTATTGATACTAACAATACAATAGATAATTACGCAAAAATAATAGGCGAACCTTTATTGAAGTTTGGAGAATAAAATACTTTTTTTATGTTGAAAAAAGTAGAAAAAACAAAGGTTTTTTTAGAGATTATATATCTTTTTAAAAGATTTAAAATTGACGTTGAAATCCTTTTAAAACTATCAAGTATAAACTGAATATCTTCTAATTTATCAATATCATTTAAGATTTCTAAAAAGGAAATTTCTAAATTTTTAGATTTTGAAATTGATGTAATACATTTTTGTAAACGATTGGTTTGCCAAGGTAATTTTAAGAACGTTTTTTTATTAAAATGTTCTTTTCTAATTCCCATTAAATAAAAACCACCATCTTTAGATGGTCCTAAAACCAAATCGTTAGAAGATAAATTGGTTTCGGTTTCTAATAAATGACGCACTTTTAAATGTGGTGTATCATTACCAATAGTAATTACATTGTCGAAACCTTTGTTAAAAAGTGTTTCTACTGCATTAGAAAAACGCTCTCCAAAATTGTTTCCAACTTGCTCTTTTTCAGAAAAAAGAAAGTGTTTAATTCCAGATTTTTCTACCGTTTTTAAAGTTTGATTATTTAATGCAGAAAAAATTTCAGTAGAAAGAAATGATTTTCTTTCCGTTTCTTTTTCAGCAGAATTTGCAAAAATTAATATGGCAGTTTTGTTTCTCATTTATTTATGCAAGGGGTTTAAACCCTTGTTATGCTACAACACCTTGACAGCTACTTCCTGCACCAGCAGTACAACCATAACAATGTTGATTGATAATAATATTTCTGTCTTGTAATAATTCTTCGTTGTAATCTTTAATGTGTTTTACTTTACTTGCTACTTTTAAATTTAGCATTTGATTAAAATCACAATCAAACAACCAACCATCCCAACTTATAGAAAGTGTATTTGTACACATTACGTTTTCCACAGCTGAAGGATTGTATGCGTCTAACAAAGAGTGCATATAATCTTCATAATTATCTGAAGCGATTAAATAATCTAAAAAACGACTAATTGGTAAATTTGTAATTGCAAAAAGACTATGGAAATCGATATCAAAATCTTCTTTCAACGCTTTTTTGAAATCATTTTGTAAGGCCATTTGATCTCCAGGTAAAAATGCTCCTGAAGGGTTATACACCAAATCTAATTTTAAATCAGATCCAGGCATTCCATAACCAACTGCATTTAATTCTTGCAATGCTTTTATAGATAAATCGAAAACGCCTTCTCCACGCTGTTTATCTGTTTTTCCACGAGTCCAATGTGGCATTGACGAAACTACGTGCACATTATGTTTTTTGAAGAATTCTGGTAAGTCGTAATATTTTTTATTTGCTCTAATAATTGTTAAGTTAGAACGTACAATAAAATCTTTAATTCCTGCTTTTGATGCTTCTTCTACAAACCATCTAAAATTAGGATTCATTTCTGGAGCTCCACCAGTTAAATCTAACGTGTGTGCTTCCGTTTTTTGAATGACTTCCAAACACTGTTTCATCGTGTCTACAGTCATAATTTCTTTTCTATCTGGACCAGCATCTACATGACAATGTTCACAAACTTGGTTACACATATAACCCAAATTTATTTGTAGAATTTCTAATTTTTTAGGACGTAAAGGAAAATGACCAGTTTCTTTAATTTTTGCTGCAAATGTTGGTAATTCTCCGTTTGCAAAAATTCCGTTTGAAAGAATTTCCATTTGACGTGAGGTATTTGCAATATCGTTATTTCTTGCTTTAAGTGATTTTGTAGCCATATATGCTGAACTTGTTTCAGTATCTTTTTAAAGATGGTTTATAGTATTTACGAAGAAAATTGTGTTTTGGTTTTATTAGGAATGAATATAGTTGGCTTTAGATTTCTGCCTTCGCAGAAATAAGCGATTCACACGTTTTTTGCGAAAAGCAAAAAATGGTTCTCTGCTTACATTTCTAGCTTATTTACTTTATTCATCATTTGAACTCCATGCACTAAAGTTGCACCACTTTTAATTGCAGCACCCACATGAA harbors:
- a CDS encoding DUF2064 domain-containing protein produces the protein MRNKTAILIFANSAEKETERKSFLSTEIFSALNNQTLKTVEKSGIKHFLFSEKEQVGNNFGERFSNAVETLFNKGFDNVITIGNDTPHLKVRHLLETETNLSSNDLVLGPSKDGGFYLMGIRKEHFNKKTFLKLPWQTNRLQKCITSISKSKNLEISFLEILNDIDKLEDIQFILDSFKRISTSILNLLKRYIISKKTFVFSTFFNIKKVFYSPNFNKGSPIIFA
- the arsS gene encoding arsenosugar biosynthesis radical SAM (seleno)protein ArsS (Some members of this family are selenoproteins.), with amino-acid sequence MATKSLKARNNDIANTSRQMEILSNGIFANGELPTFAAKIKETGHFPLRPKKLEILQINLGYMCNQVCEHCHVDAGPDRKEIMTVDTMKQCLEVIQKTEAHTLDLTGGAPEMNPNFRWFVEEASKAGIKDFIVRSNLTIIRANKKYYDLPEFFKKHNVHVVSSMPHWTRGKTDKQRGEGVFDLSIKALQELNAVGYGMPGSDLKLDLVYNPSGAFLPGDQMALQNDFKKALKEDFDIDFHSLFAITNLPISRFLDYLIASDNYEDYMHSLLDAYNPSAVENVMCTNTLSISWDGWLFDCDFNQMLNLKVASKVKHIKDYNEELLQDRNIIINQHCYGCTAGAGSSCQGVVA